Proteins co-encoded in one Nicotiana sylvestris chromosome 7, ASM39365v2, whole genome shotgun sequence genomic window:
- the LOC138873302 gene encoding uncharacterized protein, with amino-acid sequence MLPYPDNVHIDPLEIQIQERHGYCNTVDMEPDVQPWYHDIKRFLKTKEYHEEASGDQKRTIRRLASGFFLSGEVLYKRTPDLNLLRCVDAQVAGRIMNEVHAGVCGTHMNGYVLAKKILRAGYYWLTMEKGLLQFCLKVLSVSGTR; translated from the coding sequence atgctgccgTATCCGGACAATGTCCACATTGACCCACtggaaatccaaatccaagaAAGACATGGTTATTGCAATACAGTTGATATGGAACCagatgttcagccatggtatcatgatatcaaaagatttttgaaaacaaaggaatatcaCGAGGAAgctagtggagaccaaaagagaaccattagaaggctcgCCAGTGGTTTCTTCTTGAGTGGAGAAGTCTTATATAAAAGGACTCCAGATTTGAACCTTTTAAGATGCGTGGATGCCCAAGTGGCTGGAAGAATCATgaatgaagtacacgcaggagtgtgtggaacccatatgaatggatacgtccttgcaaagaaaatccttcgggcaggttattactggctgaCCATGGAAAaaggattgcttcagttttgtctGAAAGTGTTATCAGTGTCAGGTACACGGTGA